AGCTTCAATAAGAAAATTAAGTTTCATCTCCTTTATAGAATCTCCCCCCTTACATTGAATTTTATTTTACCCCATCTTCAGCGACTTTGCATTTATGGATACTATGACTGTGCTAAGACTCATAAGAACCGCTCCAGCTGCAGGACTCAACAAGATTCCATAGCTAATTAAGACTCCAGCTGCCAAAGGAATTGCAAAGGCATTATAACCCGTCGCCCAGAGAATATTCTGAAACATCTTCGAGTAAGTTTTCTTTGAAAGAAGAATTATGTCAATTGCATCCCTGGGATCGCTTTTTACAAGAATTATGTCTGCACTTTCAATAGCCACATCTGTTCCAGCTCCTATAGCAATGCCTACATCTGCCTGAACAAGAGCTGGAGCATCGTTTACCCCATCTCCAACCATGGCTACAGTATATTTTTTCTGAATTTCTTTTATGGTCTGGGATTTTTCATGAGGTAAAACTTCAGCGAAGTAATCATCAAGTCCGATTTCTTCAGCCACCCATTGAGCAACGAAGCGATTGTCACCTGTGAGCATCATGCACTTAATGTCCATAGACCTGAGTTTCTCAATAGCCTCTTTAGATTCCTTTCTTATAATATCTGCAAGTCCCACTGCACCCAATGGTTTATCACCTTCAAGCAAAAATACAACGGTTTTACCCTGCTGTTCTATTTTCTCGATTTGATCATTTTGAAGATCGATTCCATTTTCTTTAAGGTACCCTGGACTTACTACTTTCAATCTTCTTCCCTGAATTGAACCTTCAACACCTTTTCCAGGAATTGATCTGAAATCTTCAACATTACCTGGTTCAAGGTTTTGTTCTTTTGCACTGTTTACAACTCCAAGAGCAATGGGGTGCTCTGAGTCCGATTCCAGAGAAGCAGATAATCTTAGAATTTCATCTTTATCTGTATCTGCAAGAGGTACTATGTCTGTGACTCCAAACTTACCTTCTGTAAGTGTTCCAGTTTTGTCAAAAACGATTGCCTGAAGATTCCTTGCTCTCTCAAAAGCCTGCCTTTCTCTGATCAGTAGACCCGAGCCTGCTGCCAGAGATGTGGATACAGCAACAACAAGAGGAATGGCCAAACCCAAAGCATGTGGACACGCTATAACCATAACAGTAACCGCTCTCTCAAGAGCAAAAACAAACTCCTGGCCAAAGGATAACCATGCCACAAGGGTCAACGTACCAACACCTATGGCTATGATTGTAAGCACCAAAGCAGCTTTGTTTGCCAGATCCTGCGTCTTGGATTTGCTTTCTTGTGCAGTCCTAACAAGCTCAATGACCTGATTTAGATATGTATCCTTTCCAGTTTTCTTGACTTCTATATGCAGGGATCCTTCTCCATTAATAGCCCCGCCGATAATTTCATCCCCACTCTTCTTAGATACTGGTTTGGATTCTCCTGTCAGCATTGCTTCATTAACACTGGTCTCTCCTTCAATCACAACTCCATCAATCGGGATCTTCTCACCAGGTTTGACAAGTACTCTGTCTCCAACCTCCAGTTCATCCACACGGATATCGACTGTCTCTCCGTCTCTTATAAGATGAGCTTCGGAAGGCATTATCTTCACAAGTTCTTCCAAAGCCCTTGAAGCACCTAGGACAGAACGCATTTCAGTCCAATGACCCAGAAGCATGACATCTATTAGTGTAACCAGTTCCCAGAAGAAGAACTTCCCTGGTAATCCAAAAACTACTGCAGAACTGTAGAAGTAGGCCACACTTATGGCAATTGCAATAAGTGTCATCATACCTGGCTGTCTAGTTTTTAGTTCGTTGAAGATTCCTTTAAGAAAGGGGTGCCCCCCATAAAAGTAAATTACTGAAGATAATATGAAGAGGATAAAAATTGAACCAAAAAACTTAATCTCAAAACCTAAAAATGATTGTATGGCTGGTGATAGAATCAGAACAGGGAATGTAAGAATTAGTGAAACAATAAATCTCTTTTTGAAATCTTCCATCATCATAGCGTGATGACTTTTTCCTTCATGCTCCATCCCGTGCATTTCATGCTCATGAGGCATTTTTTCATCTGGTTCATGATTTCCTGCAGACTTCATTTCATGGTTCATTCCACACACCCCGATCAAGCAAATTTATTATAGAAGATTCCGAACAAATATGCAAAAATGAATGAAATGATTGCAGCTTCAACCATTCCAGCAATTATACCAGTTGGATCCAGCGAGAAGAACGTATGCCATTGTTGCATCATCTCAACTGCACCCGTGTACATTCCTAAATTTCCAAGTATTCCAAGTAAAAGCATTACTATTGCAGCAACGATTGCTGCAGCTAAACTAAATGCTAATGGCTTTAATTGTTGTGTCATTTATTTCCCCCACTTTAAATGATGAACTTCATCTGGAATTACTGAAACATAGTGTTTCAGAGAGTGTATTTGCAACAAATATGTCCCACCATACTTGCCCTATTATTACACCATAATCATATTTCATTTTGACTTATATAAACTAATCAGTAAGCGTTTGTAATTCAGTTCTACAAAAGATGAAAAGGAATAAGGGCTTAGTTGAGGATTGAAGTGATGATACTAAGGGTGATGTATGCCGTGAGCAACATTACAATCCCTATAAGTAAATAGGTAAGGATGTTCCTGTATACGACCTTCTTTTCAGATCCTGCTTTTATCCCAAAACCTCCAGCACAAGCACCACTTCCACAACCTCCGGTACTACAGCTCTCTTCAGTACCTTTTTCGCGGGTAACCACAGGAAGTGTTTTGAGTTCTTTGGACATCATTATTTCTTTTATTCCAGTTGATTATAAATGTTTGTATTTTGACATTATTTGACATATACTGACCATCAGATGGCCTTTTTGGAAGGCCTATTGTTGATTCCCGCTCAATGTAATAGATAATTGTTAGGCTTAAAGAGCTTAAAGGCTGTAGCTTAGAGTTTCATAATATCGATGTACCAGTGGTGTTTTTTAGATATCCTCTGCTACAAAAAATACTTATTGTTGTATTATCTAAGTTTTAATGTATCCATTTAATGAAAGTCGGGGGAATTTAATTGGCAAAAAGAATTGTTATGACATTTGTTTTGATTGGAATAATATTAATTATAGCTGGATGTGTGAACGAAAGGACTGATTCTTACAACATGATGTCTCAGGAATATGGATGGCATGAACCTGGATTCATGTATCCTGATCAATATGATTCATCATTGGATTCCAATATTGTTACAGAATTTGACTCTAACGGAGAAATGATCTATTATACTGGGTTTAATGAGAATGAACAACAAATACCAGTAAGTGGTGGACCTCATTGGCTTTATGTTCACGGTGGTAGTTGTGTAAGCTGTCATGGAGTCGATGGTAAAGGTGGAGTACCAATTATGATGGGGACTGTAACTCCTCCAGATATAACCTATGAAACTCTGACTGCTGAAGAAGAGCATGAAGATGAACATGAGGAACATCCCCCATACACTGATGAAACTATCAAGGTTGCTATAAGAGAAGGTAAGGATCCTTCTGGAGAGGAACTTGATTATACAATGCCAAAGTGGGATATGTCCGATGAAGACATTGAAGATCTAATTGACTATCTGAAAACACTTTGATTGATCAATCTACTTTTAATGTGGGGTAACCAGACCCACGTTTCTGTTTTTGTCATAAAGAGCTTCTCAACGTATAGGCACTCATAATCAGTGATACAAAAAATCCAACAATCCCTAAAGAACTGAAGTCTCCTTGAATAATCAGATACACAGATGAGATTATCAAGACCATTAGTAATGCATATCTCATTGATTCTCCAAGTAGGCGGTACCTTTTGAGAGTATTGCTCTTGGCTTCTAACCTTTCAAGTTTGTATCCACGAATAGTTTCAATTACGTCATTGATCCCAGATGGTAGGTTTTTGAATATGTCTATATATTCATCACCTTCCATTTGGACAAATTCAACGGCTTGCGTTGGTGAATAACGTTCTTTTAGGGCTTTGGATATGACTGGACGTACTTCATCCATAATATTATAGTTTGGATTAAGGTTAAGGCAGACTGCTTCAACAAGTATAAGTGCACGTTCTAGTGTAGAAAATTCACTTGGAAGCGACATGTTGTATTTCAAAGCAAGAAGTGCATAATTATCGCTTTTACGTTCCCCAATACCCCTATGTTGTTTTGTAATTAGTTCATCAATATCCCACTTAAATCTTGAAATATCGAGATCCTCTTTGTTCAGCTTACCAATTTTCAAAAATGCATCTGCTGCCATATCCACTTTCTTTTTGTTTATAGCATAGAACAGGTTCAACATGTTGCGCCTTAACTCATCATCAATCTTACCGACTGCACCAAAATCAATGAATGCTACCGTACCGTCTTTAACTACAATGTTCCCCCCATGTGGGTCGGCGTGGTAAAATCCATCTAAATATACTTGCTTCAGGTAACTCGAGCTTATAAGTTGGACATATCGAGATTTTATTTCCTGGTTAATGTCACCTACATCTTTAACCAAGGTTCCTTCTATAAAATCCATGACCAGTACACTTTCTCTACAGTAATCGAGGTAGACCTTTGGAATGATTACATCTTCTACTTCCTCAAAATTATCGTGGAAGCGCATCATGTTCATAGCTTCTATTTTGTAATCAAGCTCATTGTGAAGCATTTCTTTGAATTCTCGAAGAAATCGATCAGAATCAAAGTTGTCTCCGACACCCATTAATTTTATAAAAAACGGTTTTAGATCATTGATTATTTCGAGATCTAAATTTATTGTATCAATTAGGTTTGGACGTGCAATCTTCACAGCAACTTTCTTTCCGTTAATGACCCCTTGGTATACCTGACCTATCGATGCACTTGCTATTGGTGTTGTATCAAGTTCATCGAATATATCCAATATATCATTACAATGGTAACAGGTCGGATGGTGTTTATGATCTCCTTTCCCCATCTCGCAGATGCACTCCGTTTCAAAAGATTCACGCATCTTATCAAAGTCAAGAGGCTTGACGTTGTCCTGTAATTTCTCTAGTTCTAGTATGTATGTGTATGGTACTAAATCAGGGCGCTTGCTCAACATCTGTCCCAATTTTATAAAACTTGGTCCAAGTTCCTCAAAAGCAAGACGGAGCTTTGTAGCATTACTCCTATTTTTTAAATCTAAAGCACATGTGCATTTCTTGTTGGAAATGTGATCTTTATGAATATCCTTGTACAAAAGTGAAAACAAATTATACTTCAAAAATACCCTAATGATAGTTGCATATCTTTTGGATTTTTCCAGCATCATATTACATATTTGTATTCTTATTGAAGAGGATTTCTATATATTAAATATTTTGATATCACAACTGTGCCTTGTGCCGGATCTCAGACAAACTAACCGCCGGTATAACTCTGCTTAATTTGTCTGCTTCCGGACACAAATTAATCCTTGTTTTAATCAGCCTTGTTTTGTGTGGGATCTCAGAGAAATTACGGGCCTTTTGAAGATCAACTAATTTCCCCAGGAACCGGCAGAAAATAACAGCTCTTGGAATTACCACTAATTTTTGCCAGGCCTCAAACAAAATAAGCAGTGTTGTAACTCAAACTAATTTCTGTCTTCCAGGGGAGAAAATAACGGCGGGTATAGTCTGGCTTAATTTCTGGCTGAGGCCACACAAAATAACCATCCTAATTAAGTACAAAAAAGGCAAAGAAACAGATGCTCATTTCTTCAAAATATCGGCATCTGCTTAGGTCTATCAAAAGTTTT
This genomic stretch from Methanococcoides sp. AM1 harbors:
- a CDS encoding heavy metal translocating P-type ATPase, with the protein product MNHEMKSAGNHEPDEKMPHEHEMHGMEHEGKSHHAMMMEDFKKRFIVSLILTFPVLILSPAIQSFLGFEIKFFGSIFILFILSSVIYFYGGHPFLKGIFNELKTRQPGMMTLIAIAISVAYFYSSAVVFGLPGKFFFWELVTLIDVMLLGHWTEMRSVLGASRALEELVKIMPSEAHLIRDGETVDIRVDELEVGDRVLVKPGEKIPIDGVVIEGETSVNEAMLTGESKPVSKKSGDEIIGGAINGEGSLHIEVKKTGKDTYLNQVIELVRTAQESKSKTQDLANKAALVLTIIAIGVGTLTLVAWLSFGQEFVFALERAVTVMVIACPHALGLAIPLVVAVSTSLAAGSGLLIRERQAFERARNLQAIVFDKTGTLTEGKFGVTDIVPLADTDKDEILRLSASLESDSEHPIALGVVNSAKEQNLEPGNVEDFRSIPGKGVEGSIQGRRLKVVSPGYLKENGIDLQNDQIEKIEQQGKTVVFLLEGDKPLGAVGLADIIRKESKEAIEKLRSMDIKCMMLTGDNRFVAQWVAEEIGLDDYFAEVLPHEKSQTIKEIQKKYTVAMVGDGVNDAPALVQADVGIAIGAGTDVAIESADIILVKSDPRDAIDIILLSKKTYSKMFQNILWATGYNAFAIPLAAGVLISYGILLSPAAGAVLMSLSTVIVSINAKSLKMG
- a CDS encoding cytochrome c; protein product: MAKRIVMTFVLIGIILIIAGCVNERTDSYNMMSQEYGWHEPGFMYPDQYDSSLDSNIVTEFDSNGEMIYYTGFNENEQQIPVSGGPHWLYVHGGSCVSCHGVDGKGGVPIMMGTVTPPDITYETLTAEEEHEDEHEEHPPYTDETIKVAIREGKDPSGEELDYTMPKWDMSDEDIEDLIDYLKTL
- a CDS encoding AarF/ABC1/UbiB kinase family protein, whose product is MMLEKSKRYATIIRVFLKYNLFSLLYKDIHKDHISNKKCTCALDLKNRSNATKLRLAFEELGPSFIKLGQMLSKRPDLVPYTYILELEKLQDNVKPLDFDKMRESFETECICEMGKGDHKHHPTCYHCNDILDIFDELDTTPIASASIGQVYQGVINGKKVAVKIARPNLIDTINLDLEIINDLKPFFIKLMGVGDNFDSDRFLREFKEMLHNELDYKIEAMNMMRFHDNFEEVEDVIIPKVYLDYCRESVLVMDFIEGTLVKDVGDINQEIKSRYVQLISSSYLKQVYLDGFYHADPHGGNIVVKDGTVAFIDFGAVGKIDDELRRNMLNLFYAINKKKVDMAADAFLKIGKLNKEDLDISRFKWDIDELITKQHRGIGERKSDNYALLALKYNMSLPSEFSTLERALILVEAVCLNLNPNYNIMDEVRPVISKALKERYSPTQAVEFVQMEGDEYIDIFKNLPSGINDVIETIRGYKLERLEAKSNTLKRYRLLGESMRYALLMVLIISSVYLIIQGDFSSLGIVGFFVSLIMSAYTLRSSL